In the Phaeobacter piscinae genome, CGGGGGCTGTGTAATGGCTGTTCTTCTCCTTGCCGAAGTGACCGATGGTGCCCTGGCACTGGACGCAACTGCAAAAGCGGTTACCGCTGCGGGCAGACTGGGCGATGTGACAGTGCTGGCCGCTGGTGCATCCGCAGCCGCCGCTGGCGAAGAAGCCGCGAAGATCGCAGGCGTCGCCAAGGTTCTGGTCGCCGAAGATGCGTCGCTGGGTCACCGCCTGGCGGAGCCGACTGCAGCGCTGATCGCGTCGCTGGCTTCCGACTATGAACACATCGTTGCGCCCGCGACCACAGACGCCAAGAACGTCCTGCCGCGCGTGGCGGCGCTCTTGGATGTTATGGTGATCTCGGATGTGTCCGGCGTTGTCGATGGCAACACGTTTGAGCGCCCGATCTACGCGGGTAACGCGGTACAGACCGTGAAGTCGCGCGATGCGAAAAAGGTGATTTCCTTCCGGACCTCCACCTTTGACGCGGCTGGCGACGGCGGCTCTGCCTCTGTTGACACCATCTCCGCAGCCGAAAACCCCGGCCTGTCCGAATGGGTTGAGGACAAAGTCGCTGCCAGCGATCGCCCCGAGCTGACCTCGGCCGGTGTGGTTGTGTCCGGTGGTCGCGGTGTTGGCTCCGAGGAGGACTTCAAACTGATCGAAAGCCTCGCAGACAAGCTGGGGGCCGCAGTTGGTGCATCCCGCGCGGCTGTCGATTCAGGCTATGCGCCAAACGACTGGCAGGTGGGTCAGACCGGTAAGGTCGTCGCACCTGAGTTGTATGTTGCGGTTGGCATCTCCGGTGCAATCCAGCACCTGGCAGGCATGAAAGACTCCAAGATCATTGTCGCGATCAACAAAGACGAAGAGGCCCCGATCTTCCAAGTAGCCGACTATGGTCTGGTCGCGGACCTGTTTCAGGCTGTGCCCGAGCTGATCGAGAAGCTGTAGGCTTCGCAGATATCTCATGAGGAAGCCCGCAACTAGTGTTGCGGGCTTTTTTCGTGGCCACCCTTCGGGCCTGTGGTCCAGTAGTGTAGACCTTAGGTTTTCAGACGGGGTCGCAGATACTGCGCCACCTGTTGCGCTATCCGCAGATGCTCCTTTGGTCCCAGCATGCGCTGCGCCGAAGGCAGATCAAGCTGGCCATAAAACATGCCGTCAATATCAGCTGCATCCCGCGCGGTATGCACGGGGATTTCCAACACCCCGAGGACGCGGGCGCGTAGCGCATCCACCATGGGCCGGTCCACGAGGGCAGGTTCGTGACCGAATAAAACCTGCTGGTCGACGTCGTAGTGCACCCACAGCAGCGTCACTGCACCGTTCAGGGCGGAGATCAACTCCCCCATACGTTCAACCCACGTATCCTGCAGATGATCGCGAACCGTTTCGTAACGGGTTGTGCAGCAAGATCTGAGCGCGTTCAGCAAATGCTTGTTAAAGTGATATTCGGTAAAATCCACTTCCGGGTAGAGCTCCAACAATGGGTCATGTGCACAGAGGAACCTGTCATTACGTCGTGGATGCACCTTGTAATAGCCGTTGGAGATATTTTGTGCCCCAAGCACCTGCAAAAGCGTTGTTTCGGCCCGGCCCGCGATCTCCAGAATATCAGCGTCGCTCAGGAAACTGTCGACTCCGGCGTTCACACTGCCCAGATTTACGCAAATACGATCAAGCAACGCCTCAGTTTCAGTAACAAACGGTCGTTCGACAAAGCGTCCGAAGACCTCTGTGCCGCCAATAAATGCCAAATATGGTTCAGTCAGATTACGCGCCGGCCCGCGGACCAATAATTTCGAACCCGCATAGCTGCAAGGCTCGCCCGC is a window encoding:
- a CDS encoding DUF6473 family protein, which produces MMSYELKSATALAGEPCSYAGSKLLVRGPARNLTEPYLAFIGGTEVFGRFVERPFVTETEALLDRICVNLGSVNAGVDSFLSDADILEIAGRAETTLLQVLGAQNISNGYYKVHPRRNDRFLCAHDPLLELYPEVDFTEYHFNKHLLNALRSCCTTRYETVRDHLQDTWVERMGELISALNGAVTLLWVHYDVDQQVLFGHEPALVDRPMVDALRARVLGVLEIPVHTARDAADIDGMFYGQLDLPSAQRMLGPKEHLRIAQQVAQYLRPRLKT
- a CDS encoding electron transfer flavoprotein subunit alpha/FixB family protein — translated: MAVLLLAEVTDGALALDATAKAVTAAGRLGDVTVLAAGASAAAAGEEAAKIAGVAKVLVAEDASLGHRLAEPTAALIASLASDYEHIVAPATTDAKNVLPRVAALLDVMVISDVSGVVDGNTFERPIYAGNAVQTVKSRDAKKVISFRTSTFDAAGDGGSASVDTISAAENPGLSEWVEDKVAASDRPELTSAGVVVSGGRGVGSEEDFKLIESLADKLGAAVGASRAAVDSGYAPNDWQVGQTGKVVAPELYVAVGISGAIQHLAGMKDSKIIVAINKDEEAPIFQVADYGLVADLFQAVPELIEKL